The Apium graveolens cultivar Ventura chromosome 6, ASM990537v1, whole genome shotgun sequence genome contains a region encoding:
- the LOC141665826 gene encoding uncharacterized protein LOC141665826, with protein MADAQNTEFELDPSQNSSSPFYLHPSDKAGMKLVSMKFDGNGFADWKQSMLISLSAKNKTGFVDGSITKPVTTGSTLRAWEMCNSMMISWMLGVLDQNIARSVLQGSENISGYYTKMKMLWDQLDSLDPLPICGCTNCTCEINKKLVKSQEDRRLVEFLMKLNEGLLLQEESHKRLYQNANSSQANSEDTMAFGARRNFQDRFKSQNIQNSNFGDTRRTNSFFCDHCKMTGHTMQMCYKLHGYPPNGRNDKRQAAAVQLSDEEPHKDSPDNVSFAAAQY; from the exons ATGGCAGATGCACAAAATActgaatttgagttagatccttctCAAAATTCTAGTTctcctttttatcttcatccttCGGATAAAGCTGGTATGAAGCTTGTTTCCATGAAGTTTGATGGAAATGGATTTGCTGATTGGAAACAATCAATGTTGATTAGTTTATCTGCTAAGAATAAAACAGGTTTTGTTGATGGTTCTATAACAAAACCTGTTACAACTGGTTCCACTTTGAGAGCCTGGGAAATGTGCAATTCTATGATGATATCTTGGATGTTGGGAGTCTTAGATCAGAACATTGCTAGGAGTGTACT GCAAGGCTCTGAGAACATATCAGGATACTATACTAAAATGAAGATGCTCTGGGATCAGTTGGACTCTCTGGATCCTCTACCAATCTGTGGATGTACAAATTGTACATGTGAAATCAACAAGAAGTTGGTGAAATCTCAAGAGGACAGGAGATTAGTGGAATTTCTGATGAAACTGAATGAAGG GTTACTCTTACAGGAAGAAAGTCACAAGAGACTGTATCAGAATGCTAATAGTTCTCAAGCTAATTCTGAGGATACAATGGCTTTTGGTGCTAGAAGAAACTTTCAAGATAGGTTTAAGTCACAGAATATTCAGAATAGTAACTTTGGAGACACAAGAAGAACAAATTCTTTTTTCTGTGATCATTGTAAAATGACAGGTCATACCATGCAGATGTGTTACAAGCTACATGGATATCCACCTAATGGAAGAAATGATAAGAGACAGGCAGCTGCTGTTCAACTTTCTGATGAAGAACCACATAAAGACTCACCTGATAATGTTTCATTCGCAGCTGCACAATATTAG